A single window of Microbispora hainanensis DNA harbors:
- a CDS encoding DUF1707 SHOCT-like domain-containing protein produces the protein MAAMPEMRASDGDRDRVAAALREHVAEGRLTIDEFNERLEAVYQSRTYGELARLTSDLPEIDLHRMPAATEPAQRAQVAQPGKAQGSLRSAWTAWAGASAISWMIWLIATVASGHFIPPWPMWVMGPWGVILLLKTISDAGGRSRGGA, from the coding sequence ATGGCGGCAATGCCGGAGATGCGGGCCTCCGACGGCGACCGTGACCGGGTCGCCGCGGCATTGCGTGAGCACGTGGCCGAGGGCAGGCTCACCATCGACGAGTTCAACGAGCGGCTTGAGGCGGTCTACCAGAGCCGCACGTACGGGGAACTGGCCCGGCTCACCTCCGATCTGCCGGAGATCGACCTGCACCGGATGCCCGCCGCGACCGAGCCCGCGCAACGGGCCCAGGTCGCCCAGCCCGGCAAGGCGCAGGGCAGCCTGAGGAGCGCGTGGACCGCCTGGGCGGGCGCGAGCGCCATCAGCTGGATGATCTGGCTCATCGCCACCGTCGCTTCGGGGCATTTCATCCCTCCGTGGCCGATGTGGGTCATGGGCCCGTGGGGCGTCATCCTCCTCCTCAAGACGATTTCCGACGCGGGCGGACGGTCCCGAGGCGGCGCCTGA